The genomic segment CGTGACCGGCAGCCCGATCGAGAACGCGTGCCGGGTCATCGCCCGCCACGAGGGTCGCGGCCGCGGCTACTACGCCGGGGTGCTGGCCCTGCTCGACCACGACGACCAGGGCCGCCAGACGCTTGACGCACCCATCCTGATCCGCACGGCCGAGATCTCGCCCGAGGGCGCCCTGCGTGTGCCGGTCGGGGCCACGCTCGTGCGGCACTCGACCGCGGCCGGCGAGGTCGCCGAGACGCACACGAAGGCTGCCGGCGTGCTCGCCGCGCTGGGCGCCGTGCCGTCGCGGCCGTCGCCCGCCCGCGCCGAGGCCGAGTCGCCCGAGGTGCGGGCCGCGCTGGCCGCCCGCAACGACGACCTGGCCCGCTTCTGGCTCGACTCGCGGGCACCGGGCGCGCTCACCGTGCCCGCGCTGGCCGGCCGTACGGCCGTGATCGTCGACGGCGAGGACACCTTCACCGCGATGCTGGCCCATCAGCTCAAGGCCCTGGGCCTGACCGTGACGCTGGTCCCGTGGGCCGCCGCGGCCGCGGCGGGCCCGACCGGCGATGGCGAACCCGATGCACTGGACCCGACGGGCCGCCGCGAACCCGATGCACTGAACCCGACGGGCCACCGCGAGCCCGATGCACTGAACCCGACCGGCCGTCGCGAGCCCGATGCACTGGACCCGACCGGTCGGCGCGAGGCCGGCGCGCTCGACGCCGATCTGCTCATCGCCGGGCCGGGGCCGGGCGATCCCGGTGACCCGGCCGACCCGAAGATGGCGGCGATGCGTGCGCTCGTCACGGCCCGGCTCGTCGCCCGCAAGCCGCTGCTCGCCGTCTGCCTCGGCCATCAGATCCTGGCGTCGCTGCTCGGGCTGCGGCTGCACCGGCGGGACTCGCCCTATCAGGGCCTGGCGCGTGAGGTCGACCTCTTCGGCACGCCGCGCCGGGTCGGCTTCTACTCCAGCTTCGCCGCGCTCGCGCCGGCCGCGGACCTGGACACCCCGTACGGCCGGGTGGAGATCGCCCGGGACCCGGCGGACTCGGCCGTGCACGCCCTGCGCGGTCCCGGATTCGCCGGTGTGCAGTTCCACCCGGAGTCGGTGCTGAGCAGGGACGGGCTGGCCGTGCTGGCGGAACTTCTGCCAGAAGTCCTCTCCGGAGTGATTAGCCCGGCCACGAACGGGTAGCGAAGAATACTGCCGGTGGTTCAAGGGGATCGAGAGCCTCCGCTTGGGCCACCGGCCCCATTCACCCGGCGAGCACATCGTCCAGCACCGCGACGAAACGCTCCGGCTGCTCGAACTGCACCGCGTGGCCCGCGCC from the Paractinoplanes abujensis genome contains:
- a CDS encoding chorismate-binding protein yields the protein MVRPRPAPAETRKRTTMRPFALLHRDGADHVEVLTGDMITVPALDDIPLHRGRPTLAVIPYRQITERGFDCVDDGAPLECLVVRSSHTEPLAAFPPGPLSVSGGGFDLTDDEYGTIVEDVLRDEIGHGEGANFVIHRVFTATVDGDPVAAARAAFGRLLASEQGTYWTFLVHTGTRTLVGATPERHVSVADGITMMNPISGTFRNGSGRLLDFLRDPKEIEELYMVLDEELKMMATVAEQGGQVAGPCLKQMTHLTHTEYLLAGRGSLDVRDVLRETMFAPTVTGSPIENACRVIARHEGRGRGYYAGVLALLDHDDQGRQTLDAPILIRTAEISPEGALRVPVGATLVRHSTAAGEVAETHTKAAGVLAALGAVPSRPSPARAEAESPEVRAALAARNDDLARFWLDSRAPGALTVPALAGRTAVIVDGEDTFTAMLAHQLKALGLTVTLVPWAAAAAAGPTGDGEPDALDPTGRREPDALNPTGHREPDALNPTGRREPDALDPTGRREAGALDADLLIAGPGPGDPGDPADPKMAAMRALVTARLVARKPLLAVCLGHQILASLLGLRLHRRDSPYQGLAREVDLFGTPRRVGFYSSFAALAPAADLDTPYGRVEIARDPADSAVHALRGPGFAGVQFHPESVLSRDGLAVLAELLPEVLSGVISPATNG